The Glycine soja cultivar W05 chromosome 6, ASM419377v2, whole genome shotgun sequence genome has a window encoding:
- the LOC114416380 gene encoding serine/threonine-protein kinase AFC2-like isoform X1 yields the protein MEMERIVEFPHTYMDRPPRKRARLGWDIAEVPKAQVGLFCGQEVENISSFAPSEHPPSSLFKGVARNGSPPWRDDDKDGHYMFELGDNLTSRYKIHGKMGEGTFGQVLECWDRERKEMVAIKIVRGIKKYREAAMVEIEVLQQLGKHDKGSNRCVQIRNWFDYRNHICIVFEKLGPSLYDFLRKNSYRSFPIDLVREIGWQLLECVAFMHDLHMIHTDLKPENILLVSPEYLKIPDYKSTTRSPSSFFKRVPKSSAIKVIDFGSTTYEREDQTYIVSTRHYRAPEVILGLGWSYPCDIWSVGCILVELCTGEALFQTHENLEHLAMMERVLGPIPQQMLKRVDRHAEKYVRRGRLDWPEGAASRESIKAVMKLPRLQNIIMQHVDHSAGDLIHLLQGLLRYDPFERLTARDALRHSFFTRDQLRR from the exons ATGGAGATGGAGCGCATCGTTGAATTCCCTCACACATACATGGATCGACCCCCGAGAAAGAGAGCGCGTTTGGGCTGGGACATCGCTGAGGTCCCCAAG GCTCAGGTAGGATTGTTTTGTGGACAAGAGGTTGAGAATATTTCAAGCTTTGCTCCTTCAGAACATCCCCCTAGTTCTCTGTTTAAGGGAGTTGCTCGAAATGGTTCTCCCCCATGGCGAGACGATGACAAAGATGGCCATTACATGTTTGAGCTTGGAGATAATTTAACTTCTCGCT ATAAGATTCATGGCAAAATGGGCGAAGGAACTTTTGGGCAGGTCTTGGAGTGCTGGGACAGAGAAAGGAAGGAAATGGTCGCCATAAAAATTGTTCGTGGGATAAAGAAATATCGAGAGGCAGCCATGGTAGAAATTGAGGTACTGCAACAGCTTGGGAAACACGATAAAGGTAGCAATCG TTGTGTGCAAATACGGAACTGGTTTGACTATCGTAATCATATCTGTATT GTGTTTGAGAAACTTGGACCAAGCTTATACGATTTTCTTCGGAAAAACAGTTATCGTTCATTTCCCATTGATCTTGTCCGTGAGATTGGCTGGCAACTATTGGAATGTGTAGCAT TTATGCATGACTTACACATGATCCATACTGACCTGAAGCCGGAAAACATACTTCTAGTTTCACCAGAGTATCTTAAAATTCCAGATTACAAG AGTACAACCAGATCACCAAGTTCCTTTTTCAAGAGAGTGCCCAAGTCAAGTGCTATAAAAGTTATTGATTTTGGCAGCACTACATATGAACGAGAAGATCAGACATACATTGTGTCAACACGTCATTATAGGGCACCTGAAGTTATCCTCG GACTTGGGTGGAGCTATCCATGTGATATATGGAGTGTGGGTTGTATACTGGTTGAATTATGCACT GGTGAAGCTTTGTTTCAGACTCATGAAAATTTAGAGCATCTGGCCATGATGGAGAGGGTGCTTGGTCCTATACCACAGCAGATGTTAAAGAGAGTTGA CCGACATGCAGAGAAGTATGTCCGAAGGGGTAGATTGGACTGGCCAGAGGGTGCAGCCTCACGAGAGAGTATTAAAGCTGTAATGAAGCTTCCCCGACTACAG AACATTATAATGCAGCATGTTGATCATTCAGCTGGAGATCTTATACATCTTTTGCAGGGGCTACTTAGATATGACCCCTTTGAAAGACTTACAGCTAGGGATGCTTTGAGGCATTCCTTCTTTACTAGAGATCAACTTAGGAGATGA
- the LOC114416380 gene encoding serine/threonine-protein kinase AFC2-like isoform X3, translating to MHDLHMIHTDLKPENILLVSPEYLKIPDYKSTTRSPSSFFKRVPKSSAIKVIDFGSTTYEREDQTYIVSTRHYRAPEVILGLGWSYPCDIWSVGCILVELCTGEALFQTHENLEHLAMMERVLGPIPQQMLKRVDRHAEKYVRRGRLDWPEGAASRESIKAVMKLPRLQNIIMQHVDHSAGDLIHLLQGLLRYDPFERLTARDALRHSFFTRDQLRR from the exons ATGCATGACTTACACATGATCCATACTGACCTGAAGCCGGAAAACATACTTCTAGTTTCACCAGAGTATCTTAAAATTCCAGATTACAAG AGTACAACCAGATCACCAAGTTCCTTTTTCAAGAGAGTGCCCAAGTCAAGTGCTATAAAAGTTATTGATTTTGGCAGCACTACATATGAACGAGAAGATCAGACATACATTGTGTCAACACGTCATTATAGGGCACCTGAAGTTATCCTCG GACTTGGGTGGAGCTATCCATGTGATATATGGAGTGTGGGTTGTATACTGGTTGAATTATGCACT GGTGAAGCTTTGTTTCAGACTCATGAAAATTTAGAGCATCTGGCCATGATGGAGAGGGTGCTTGGTCCTATACCACAGCAGATGTTAAAGAGAGTTGA CCGACATGCAGAGAAGTATGTCCGAAGGGGTAGATTGGACTGGCCAGAGGGTGCAGCCTCACGAGAGAGTATTAAAGCTGTAATGAAGCTTCCCCGACTACAG AACATTATAATGCAGCATGTTGATCATTCAGCTGGAGATCTTATACATCTTTTGCAGGGGCTACTTAGATATGACCCCTTTGAAAGACTTACAGCTAGGGATGCTTTGAGGCATTCCTTCTTTACTAGAGATCAACTTAGGAGATGA
- the LOC114416380 gene encoding serine/threonine-protein kinase AFC2-like isoform X2: MGEGTFGQVLECWDRERKEMVAIKIVRGIKKYREAAMVEIEVLQQLGKHDKGSNRCVQIRNWFDYRNHICIVFEKLGPSLYDFLRKNSYRSFPIDLVREIGWQLLECVAFMHDLHMIHTDLKPENILLVSPEYLKIPDYKSTTRSPSSFFKRVPKSSAIKVIDFGSTTYEREDQTYIVSTRHYRAPEVILGLGWSYPCDIWSVGCILVELCTGEALFQTHENLEHLAMMERVLGPIPQQMLKRVDRHAEKYVRRGRLDWPEGAASRESIKAVMKLPRLQNIIMQHVDHSAGDLIHLLQGLLRYDPFERLTARDALRHSFFTRDQLRR, encoded by the exons ATGGGCGAAGGAACTTTTGGGCAGGTCTTGGAGTGCTGGGACAGAGAAAGGAAGGAAATGGTCGCCATAAAAATTGTTCGTGGGATAAAGAAATATCGAGAGGCAGCCATGGTAGAAATTGAGGTACTGCAACAGCTTGGGAAACACGATAAAGGTAGCAATCG TTGTGTGCAAATACGGAACTGGTTTGACTATCGTAATCATATCTGTATT GTGTTTGAGAAACTTGGACCAAGCTTATACGATTTTCTTCGGAAAAACAGTTATCGTTCATTTCCCATTGATCTTGTCCGTGAGATTGGCTGGCAACTATTGGAATGTGTAGCAT TTATGCATGACTTACACATGATCCATACTGACCTGAAGCCGGAAAACATACTTCTAGTTTCACCAGAGTATCTTAAAATTCCAGATTACAAG AGTACAACCAGATCACCAAGTTCCTTTTTCAAGAGAGTGCCCAAGTCAAGTGCTATAAAAGTTATTGATTTTGGCAGCACTACATATGAACGAGAAGATCAGACATACATTGTGTCAACACGTCATTATAGGGCACCTGAAGTTATCCTCG GACTTGGGTGGAGCTATCCATGTGATATATGGAGTGTGGGTTGTATACTGGTTGAATTATGCACT GGTGAAGCTTTGTTTCAGACTCATGAAAATTTAGAGCATCTGGCCATGATGGAGAGGGTGCTTGGTCCTATACCACAGCAGATGTTAAAGAGAGTTGA CCGACATGCAGAGAAGTATGTCCGAAGGGGTAGATTGGACTGGCCAGAGGGTGCAGCCTCACGAGAGAGTATTAAAGCTGTAATGAAGCTTCCCCGACTACAG AACATTATAATGCAGCATGTTGATCATTCAGCTGGAGATCTTATACATCTTTTGCAGGGGCTACTTAGATATGACCCCTTTGAAAGACTTACAGCTAGGGATGCTTTGAGGCATTCCTTCTTTACTAGAGATCAACTTAGGAGATGA